From the genome of Oscillatoria sp. FACHB-1407, one region includes:
- a CDS encoding M23 family metallopeptidase translates to MKRALKPAGQLLMTAALSSIALDYLAPMAIANPESAPSNPAEAPDAAPEADITPVPAQSGVAAPEAIATQEFSQPNPSVEQPSTPIPAAEEQPSPTETADLDAAVNPSQTPSVETAIPESPVETSPVPENPTAQRLSVSERLARLVEQDRPEREARLRENLTKSALYYAHVGDFAQARRTAQNPALPAESQAALLTEIDAIEADVLAAPPSETAGISDGSAVSAEPPLNIQDQIPAEYLRQLGSTRPQVCKTAEVDQIATPTLNLRGQYPDMLYSLVERAQQYRVQRNISKCKAVTPVMTNISYQPLLMQAFQTMTYPLAIVAEITSRFGWRIHPITGDRRFHHGVDFGAPYGTPVLAALSGQVVTAEFMDGYGLTVVLEHSDPSQRTLYAHLSNIAVEPGTNIQQGQVIGWVGSTGNSTGPHLHFEIHTPTQTGWVAIDPMIPQDAVIANR, encoded by the coding sequence ATGAAGCGTGCGCTCAAGCCTGCCGGACAGCTTTTAATGACAGCTGCCCTGAGTTCGATTGCTCTCGACTATCTCGCCCCGATGGCGATCGCCAATCCTGAATCTGCTCCTTCCAATCCCGCAGAGGCTCCCGATGCCGCTCCTGAGGCAGACATAACACCCGTTCCTGCGCAATCCGGTGTTGCGGCTCCAGAAGCGATCGCCACTCAAGAGTTCTCTCAACCCAATCCTTCCGTTGAGCAACCTTCGACTCCCATCCCGGCAGCGGAAGAGCAACCATCCCCCACAGAGACGGCTGACCTAGATGCAGCAGTGAACCCCTCTCAAACTCCCTCGGTTGAAACGGCAATTCCTGAAAGCCCGGTTGAAACCTCTCCGGTCCCTGAGAATCCAACAGCGCAACGGTTAAGTGTCAGTGAGCGGCTTGCTCGCCTGGTTGAACAAGACCGACCAGAGCGGGAAGCTCGTCTGCGGGAAAACCTGACTAAATCTGCCCTGTACTATGCTCACGTTGGCGACTTTGCCCAAGCCCGTCGAACTGCCCAAAATCCCGCCCTGCCTGCGGAATCTCAAGCGGCACTTCTGACCGAAATTGATGCCATAGAGGCAGACGTTTTGGCAGCACCTCCTTCCGAAACTGCTGGAATTTCGGATGGTTCTGCTGTTTCCGCTGAGCCTCCCCTCAATATTCAAGATCAAATTCCAGCAGAATATTTACGGCAACTCGGATCAACCCGTCCACAGGTTTGTAAGACTGCCGAAGTTGACCAGATCGCAACACCAACCCTAAACCTGAGAGGGCAGTATCCCGACATGCTGTATAGCCTGGTGGAACGGGCTCAGCAATATCGAGTGCAGCGAAACATCAGCAAATGTAAGGCTGTGACTCCAGTTATGACCAATATCAGCTATCAGCCCCTACTGATGCAGGCCTTTCAAACGATGACCTATCCCCTGGCAATCGTGGCTGAAATTACTTCCCGGTTTGGTTGGCGCATTCACCCGATCACTGGCGATCGCCGCTTTCATCATGGCGTTGATTTTGGCGCACCCTATGGCACTCCCGTTTTAGCCGCCCTGTCAGGTCAAGTTGTCACCGCCGAGTTTATGGACGGTTATGGCTTAACGGTTGTCCTGGAACACAGCGATCCCAGCCAACGCACACTCTATGCTCACCTCTCCAATATCGCTGTAGAACCCGGCACCAACATTCAGCAAGGTCAGGTTATTGGTTGGGTCGGTAGCACGGGCAACTCTACCGGACCTCACCTGCACTTTGAAATTCATACTCCCACCCAAACGGGATGGGTGGCGATCGATCCCATGATTCCCCAGGATGCAGTCATTGCAAATCGATAA
- the rseP gene encoding RIP metalloprotease RseP: protein MTLAATLATIAALAILIVVHEMGHFFAARLQGIHVNRFSIGFGPTLWKYQGPQTEYALRAIPLGGFVGFPDDDPDSEIPPNDPNLLKNRPVLDRAIVISAGVIANLVFAYLVYVAQFTAVGVPNGVNYQPGVLIPEVISQESPAAQAGIRVGDIILAVDGQSLGASEGAVTTLMDTIKSSPNEPIDLTVQRGDRQLDLIVTPIPDASGTPRIGVQLQPNGKLQFRRPNGIFEVFGLAADMFQNMFTRTVQGFVMLITNFSQVAGQVAGPVKIVEQGAGLVTSDPFSLFPYTAIISINLAIINILPLPALDGGQLLFLLIEALRGKPLPDRLQENVMQTGLVLLLGLGIFLIVRDTAQLEIFHR from the coding sequence ATGACTTTAGCGGCGACCTTAGCAACAATCGCAGCTCTCGCTATTTTGATTGTGGTACACGAGATGGGGCACTTTTTTGCAGCCCGTCTTCAAGGAATTCATGTGAATCGGTTCTCTATTGGGTTTGGTCCTACCCTGTGGAAATATCAGGGTCCGCAAACCGAATACGCATTGAGAGCAATCCCACTGGGTGGTTTTGTTGGATTTCCAGACGATGACCCCGATAGTGAAATTCCTCCAAACGATCCCAATTTGTTAAAAAATCGACCTGTCCTCGATCGGGCGATCGTCATTAGCGCGGGTGTGATTGCTAATTTGGTGTTCGCTTACTTAGTCTATGTCGCTCAATTTACAGCGGTTGGCGTGCCCAATGGGGTTAACTATCAACCTGGAGTACTGATTCCAGAGGTCATTTCGCAAGAGTCGCCAGCGGCTCAAGCCGGAATTCGCGTCGGAGACATCATTTTGGCAGTGGATGGGCAATCCCTGGGAGCCTCTGAAGGGGCAGTGACGACGCTGATGGACACGATCAAGAGCAGCCCCAACGAACCGATTGATTTGACAGTGCAACGGGGCGATCGCCAACTGGATCTCATCGTTACCCCAATCCCTGATGCCAGTGGCACCCCCCGCATCGGCGTTCAACTGCAACCCAATGGCAAACTCCAGTTCCGTCGCCCCAACGGGATTTTTGAAGTCTTCGGATTAGCGGCTGACATGTTCCAAAACATGTTCACCCGGACGGTACAGGGCTTTGTCATGCTAATCACCAACTTCTCACAGGTGGCAGGTCAAGTCGCAGGTCCCGTCAAAATTGTGGAACAGGGCGCAGGGTTAGTCACCTCCGACCCCTTCAGCCTCTTCCCCTATACCGCCATCATTAGCATCAACCTCGCTATCATTAACATTTTGCCTTTGCCTGCTCTCGATGGTGGGCAACTGCTGTTCCTGTTAATTGAGGCGTTGCGCGGCAAACCCCTGCCCGATCGCCTGCAAGAAAATGTCATGCAAACGGGCTTAGTATTGCTCTTAGGCTTGGGAATCTTCCTGATCGTTCGTGATACCGCTCAACTCGAAATCTTCCACCGCTAA
- the rpsN gene encoding 30S ribosomal protein S14 has product MAKKSMIEREKKRERLMEKYSAKRAELKEQFASATSQQEKLEIHRQIQQLPRNSARTRHRNRCWLTGRPRGVYRDFGLSRHVIREMAHQGLLPGVVKSSW; this is encoded by the coding sequence ATGGCAAAGAAGAGCATGATTGAGCGCGAGAAGAAGCGCGAACGATTAATGGAGAAGTATTCTGCAAAACGAGCAGAGTTAAAAGAGCAATTTGCAAGCGCGACTTCTCAGCAAGAAAAGCTTGAAATTCATCGGCAAATTCAACAGCTACCTCGTAACAGTGCTCGCACTCGTCACCGCAATCGTTGCTGGTTGACAGGTCGCCCCAGAGGGGTTTACCGCGATTTCGGGCTATCTCGTCACGTTATCCGTGAAATGGCTCACCAGGGGTTGTTACCGGGTGTTGTTAAGTCAAGCTGGTAA
- a CDS encoding glycoside hydrolase → MSHPLYVAFIWHQHQPLYLSRTARQYRLPWVRLHGTKDYLDLVLLLEQYPKLHQTVNLVPSLILQIEDYVAGTAIDPYLSVALTATEHLTLEQKEFAVQHFFDGNHRTLVDPHPRYAELYYQRQDKGQQWCLTHWTDQDYSDLLAWHNLSWIDPLFWDDPEIAQWLKQDRGFTLSDRQRIFSKQREILGRIIPQHRKMQDAGQLEVTTTPYTHPILPLLADTNAGRVAVPQMALPQARFMWAEDIPRHLKKAKQMYQERFGREPRGLWPSEQSVSPTILPYVAEQGFNWLCSDEAVLGWTIKHFFHRDGQGNVLEPELLYRPYRLETPHGDLAIVFRDHRLSDLIGFTYGAMEPAKAAQDLIGHLEAIAHTLKSHQTEETTALEQPWLVTIALDGENCWEYYSLDGKPFLENLYERFSAHPDIRLVTVSEFVEQFPPTATLPANQLHSGSWVDGSFTTWIGDPAKNRAWDLLTQARQVLANHPEATEENNPEAWEALYAAEGSDWFWWFGEGHSSNQDAMFDQLFREHLTALYVALNEPVPADVRRPVEEHAERGDHQPQSFIHPVIDGRGDEQDWDKAGRIEIGGARGTMHQSSVIQRIWYGVDHLNLYLRVDFKAGSRPGIDFPPELHLLWFYPDRTMHNSPAPIADLPDEAPMNYLFHHHLGINLLNQDVWFQEAGEHFQWKTLVHKAQVCFELCLEVAIPWADLYGIGPDWSLRLVVMLAEEGRFVGHIPENALIPVNVP, encoded by the coding sequence ATGTCCCATCCCCTTTACGTTGCGTTTATTTGGCACCAGCACCAACCGCTCTATTTAAGCCGCACTGCCCGTCAATATCGCCTTCCCTGGGTGCGCCTGCATGGCACAAAAGATTATCTAGATTTGGTGCTGTTGTTAGAGCAATATCCCAAGTTGCACCAGACCGTAAACCTGGTGCCCTCGCTGATTCTCCAAATTGAGGATTATGTCGCTGGAACGGCGATCGACCCTTATCTTTCAGTCGCTTTAACCGCTACAGAGCACCTGACCCTGGAGCAAAAAGAATTTGCAGTTCAACATTTCTTCGATGGCAATCATCGCACGCTGGTTGATCCCCATCCTCGCTACGCCGAGTTGTATTATCAACGCCAGGACAAGGGACAACAGTGGTGCTTAACCCACTGGACAGATCAAGACTACAGTGATCTGCTGGCATGGCATAACCTGTCGTGGATCGATCCCCTATTTTGGGATGATCCAGAGATTGCTCAATGGCTTAAGCAAGATCGGGGCTTTACCCTGAGCGATCGCCAACGGATTTTTTCTAAGCAACGCGAGATCCTTGGTCGTATTATTCCGCAACACCGCAAAATGCAGGATGCAGGCCAACTGGAGGTGACAACTACCCCTTACACCCACCCGATTTTGCCCCTACTGGCTGACACCAATGCGGGTCGAGTGGCAGTACCCCAGATGGCTCTACCTCAAGCGCGTTTTATGTGGGCAGAAGACATTCCTCGCCACTTGAAAAAAGCCAAGCAGATGTATCAGGAGCGGTTTGGACGGGAGCCACGTGGCTTATGGCCCTCAGAGCAATCCGTGAGTCCGACGATCTTGCCGTATGTCGCTGAACAGGGCTTTAACTGGCTGTGCTCCGACGAAGCGGTTTTGGGTTGGACGATTAAACACTTCTTTCATCGGGATGGGCAAGGTAACGTGTTAGAGCCAGAGTTGCTCTATCGCCCCTATCGACTCGAAACACCCCACGGGGATCTGGCGATCGTCTTCCGTGATCACCGTTTGTCAGATTTGATCGGGTTTACCTATGGTGCGATGGAGCCAGCCAAGGCGGCTCAAGATCTGATTGGGCACTTAGAGGCGATCGCCCACACCCTTAAGTCCCACCAAACCGAGGAAACCACCGCTTTAGAACAACCCTGGCTCGTGACGATCGCTCTGGATGGCGAAAACTGCTGGGAATACTATTCCCTCGACGGTAAGCCCTTCTTAGAAAATCTCTATGAGCGGTTCAGCGCACATCCCGACATTCGCTTAGTAACCGTCTCAGAATTCGTTGAGCAGTTCCCACCAACGGCTACGCTACCTGCCAATCAGTTGCACAGTGGCTCCTGGGTGGATGGCAGTTTCACTACGTGGATTGGCGACCCCGCCAAAAACCGCGCCTGGGATCTGCTCACCCAAGCCCGTCAGGTTCTGGCAAATCATCCCGAAGCAACCGAGGAAAACAACCCTGAAGCCTGGGAGGCGTTGTATGCCGCTGAAGGCTCGGACTGGTTCTGGTGGTTTGGTGAGGGGCACTCCTCCAACCAGGATGCCATGTTTGATCAACTGTTTCGGGAACACCTCACCGCACTCTATGTAGCGTTGAATGAACCTGTCCCGGCAGATGTGCGTCGTCCTGTTGAGGAGCACGCGGAACGCGGAGATCATCAGCCGCAGAGCTTTATCCATCCGGTGATTGATGGTCGTGGTGATGAGCAAGATTGGGACAAAGCCGGACGCATTGAAATCGGTGGCGCACGCGGAACGATGCACCAGAGCAGCGTGATTCAACGCATCTGGTATGGTGTCGATCACTTGAATCTGTATCTGCGCGTAGACTTCAAAGCGGGATCACGACCGGGAATCGACTTTCCACCAGAACTGCACCTGTTGTGGTTCTATCCCGATCGCACCATGCACAACAGCCCTGCCCCGATCGCCGATCTGCCTGACGAAGCCCCCATGAACTATCTATTCCATCATCATCTGGGGATCAATCTGTTGAATCAGGATGTGTGGTTCCAGGAAGCAGGAGAACACTTCCAATGGAAGACCCTGGTGCACAAAGCTCAGGTGTGCTTTGAGTTGTGTCTGGAGGTGGCGATTCCCTGGGCCGATCTCTACGGCATTGGTCCTGATTGGTCGTTGCGTTTGGTCGTAATGTTAGCGGAGGAGGGACGCTTTGTGGGTCACATCCCTGAAAATGCGCTGATTCCCGTCAACGTTCCTTAG
- a CDS encoding ankyrin repeat domain-containing protein: protein MSDFISAAQTGDVASLTALLDHGTSVNSRTEEGVTPLSIAAEAGHWDVVQLLLDRGADVNASDNEGWTALMGAAAAGHSSIVELLLAKGADVNARTQFGLTVLMSAAAQGQVDVVQLLLTNGAHLGDRDNNNWTALIWAAEGGHQAVVDLLKQARAQTAG, encoded by the coding sequence ATGTCTGATTTCATTTCTGCTGCCCAAACAGGGGATGTTGCTAGCTTAACGGCGTTACTCGACCATGGAACTTCGGTGAATAGCCGGACAGAGGAAGGGGTTACCCCCCTGAGCATTGCGGCAGAAGCGGGACATTGGGATGTCGTCCAACTGTTGCTCGATCGCGGAGCCGATGTCAACGCCAGCGATAATGAGGGCTGGACAGCCTTGATGGGGGCGGCGGCGGCAGGGCATTCCTCTATTGTGGAACTGTTGTTAGCCAAGGGGGCAGATGTCAATGCCAGAACTCAGTTTGGATTGACGGTGCTGATGAGTGCCGCTGCACAAGGACAGGTAGACGTAGTACAGCTTTTGTTGACGAACGGAGCTCACTTGGGCGATCGCGACAATAACAATTGGACTGCCCTGATCTGGGCAGCGGAAGGGGGGCATCAAGCCGTGGTTGACCTGTTGAAGCAAGCCCGCGCTCAGACAGCAGGATAA
- a CDS encoding lipid-A-disaccharide synthase translates to MNLSPPIDIVILSNGPGEVTTWVRPVVKALRETLGNHRALVRLSLILSPCPNASGKEVAIAQTYPELDRIQSAEHFFSFLLWGKTAGNWDWRDRGVVLFLGGDQFYTVLIGKRLGYRTVTYGEWDTRWHRWIDHFGVMKPDLIDRAPARYVHKFTVVGDLMADVGSGRVGEWESRGVGESESGRVGEYSITPTPNHPHTLTPQHPNTPTPSPSLIGLLPGSKPAKLAQGLPLSLAIAQRIHAAHPDTRFVIPVAPTLTLTELARFADPHHNPLIAAFDGVTAELVSHPETPYLKTSGGLRVDLWTAFPAYPVLSQCRFCLTTVGANTAELGSLAIPMIVMIPMQQADAMRAWDGLPGLLANLPGVGSAFASAINWWFLRKPRLLAWPNIWAQEAIVPELVGILKPQQVADIALNWLEHPEELDQIRDRLRAVRGEAGAATKLAEIVCQQLTREWRVGSRE, encoded by the coding sequence GTGAATTTATCTCCACCGATTGACATCGTCATCCTCTCCAATGGCCCAGGAGAAGTGACCACCTGGGTACGCCCTGTCGTCAAGGCACTCCGAGAAACGTTAGGGAATCATCGCGCCCTGGTTCGCCTCTCTCTGATCTTGTCTCCCTGTCCCAACGCCAGCGGCAAAGAGGTGGCGATCGCCCAAACCTATCCTGAACTCGATCGCATTCAATCTGCCGAGCACTTCTTTTCGTTTCTGCTGTGGGGCAAAACGGCTGGCAACTGGGATTGGCGCGATCGCGGAGTTGTCTTGTTTCTGGGGGGAGATCAGTTTTACACCGTTCTCATCGGTAAACGATTGGGCTATCGCACTGTCACCTATGGCGAATGGGATACCCGTTGGCATCGCTGGATCGACCACTTTGGCGTGATGAAACCGGACTTAATCGATCGTGCCCCGGCTCGATATGTCCATAAGTTCACCGTCGTGGGCGATCTGATGGCAGACGTGGGGAGTGGGAGAGTAGGGGAGTGGGAGAGTAGGGGAGTGGGAGAGTCGGAGAGTGGGAGAGTAGGGGAGTACTCCATTACCCCAACACCCAATCACCCTCACACCCTCACACCCCAACACCCCAACACCCCAACACCCTCTCCCTCCCTCATCGGTCTACTCCCCGGCTCTAAACCTGCCAAACTCGCTCAGGGATTGCCGCTATCGTTGGCGATCGCCCAACGCATTCATGCTGCTCATCCAGACACGCGGTTTGTTATCCCGGTCGCACCCACACTGACCCTCACGGAACTGGCTCGATTTGCTGACCCACACCATAATCCCCTCATTGCCGCTTTTGATGGGGTTACGGCTGAACTGGTATCTCATCCTGAGACTCCCTATCTCAAAACGAGTGGGGGATTGAGGGTTGATCTGTGGACAGCGTTTCCCGCTTACCCTGTCCTGTCTCAGTGTCGGTTCTGCCTGACGACGGTTGGAGCAAACACCGCCGAACTCGGATCGCTGGCTATACCAATGATTGTCATGATTCCGATGCAACAGGCAGATGCGATGCGAGCCTGGGATGGCTTACCGGGATTACTGGCAAACCTGCCGGGAGTCGGTTCAGCCTTTGCCAGTGCGATTAACTGGTGGTTTCTCCGTAAGCCTCGACTATTGGCGTGGCCTAACATCTGGGCGCAGGAGGCGATCGTGCCAGAGTTAGTCGGCATCCTCAAGCCCCAACAAGTGGCGGATATTGCCCTGAATTGGTTGGAACACCCCGAAGAGTTAGATCAGATTCGCGATCGCTTGCGGGCTGTGCGGGGAGAAGCGGGAGCCGCTACGAAGTTAGCGGAGATTGTTTGTCAACAACTGACAAGGGAGTGGAGAGTAGGGAGCAGGGAGTAG
- a CDS encoding DUF3386 domain-containing protein translates to MTEQLEARELFRAAYENRYTWDKNFPGYTADVTVRQGNETHTAKVRVTENLSAEVSEIDDEQVKQSILEQVREIAIHRIRRSFEETHGKNTFTYGETDETGAVEILMGGKAEGDRYKVRNNEVCLVHRHIHGIVVTINTFGTHHTSEGYLSHRYHSVYHDVKTGELKGESEFEDNYEQVDNYYILTQRVIQAIEGDKQITTEFTFSNVTLLQPAVV, encoded by the coding sequence ATGACTGAACAATTAGAAGCCCGCGAACTGTTTCGGGCAGCTTATGAAAATCGCTACACCTGGGACAAAAACTTTCCAGGTTACACTGCCGATGTAACGGTACGCCAGGGCAATGAAACTCATACAGCAAAAGTTCGAGTCACTGAAAACCTCAGTGCCGAAGTCTCTGAGATTGATGACGAGCAGGTGAAGCAATCGATTTTAGAACAGGTGCGAGAGATTGCCATTCACCGCATTCGCAGAAGCTTTGAAGAGACTCACGGCAAAAATACGTTTACCTATGGTGAGACTGATGAGACGGGCGCGGTAGAAATCCTCATGGGGGGCAAAGCCGAGGGCGATCGCTACAAGGTTCGCAATAACGAAGTTTGCCTGGTTCACCGCCACATCCACGGCATCGTCGTCACAATTAATACTTTCGGCACTCACCACACCAGTGAAGGCTACCTGTCACATCGCTATCACTCGGTCTATCACGATGTCAAAACGGGTGAACTCAAAGGCGAGAGTGAGTTTGAAGATAATTACGAACAGGTTGATAACTACTACATCCTGACGCAACGGGTGATTCAGGCGATCGAAGGGGATAAGCAAATCACCACCGAATTCACGTTTTCTAATGTCACCCTGCTGCAACCTGCTGTAGTTTAG
- a CDS encoding NifU family protein — protein sequence MQTMELTTDNVEKVLDELRPYLMSDGGNVELVELDGPIVKLRLQGACGSCPSSAMTLKMGIERKLRETIPEIAEVEQVF from the coding sequence ATGCAAACGATGGAACTTACAACTGACAACGTTGAAAAGGTGCTAGACGAGTTGCGCCCCTACCTCATGTCAGATGGTGGCAACGTAGAACTCGTAGAGTTGGATGGTCCGATTGTCAAACTACGGCTACAAGGGGCTTGTGGTTCCTGCCCCAGTTCAGCTATGACACTAAAAATGGGAATTGAGCGCAAGCTGCGCGAAACGATTCCTGAAATTGCTGAAGTTGAGCAAGTTTTTTAA
- the serS gene encoding serine--tRNA ligase → MLDLKLIRENPEQVQERLNLRGGGYDLKPILDLDQQQRSLEVERSQLQARSNEIGKLVGQKMKSGANPQDPEIQALRDEGNQIKATLSELEPQEKELKAQIEAMLLTIPNLPSESTPIGKSEDENVEVRRWGDEYIPQNPDILPHWEIGEKLGILNFERSVKVAQSRFVTLIGAGAALERALIQFMLDQHTQAGYTEVLPPILVNTASLTASGQLPKFAEESFQCKNDDLWLTPTAEVPINSFHRDEILAAEELPLYYCAYTPCFRREAGSYGRDTRGLIRLHQFNKVEMFKFVHPDTSMAELETLTQSAEGILQALQLPYRVIELCTGDLGFSATKTYDLEVWLPSAGKYREISSCSNCLDFQARRGNTRFKEAGKKGTQLVHTLNGSGLAIGRTMSAILENYQQPDGTVRIPTVLQPYLKRDVL, encoded by the coding sequence GTGCTTGATCTCAAACTGATCCGCGAAAACCCAGAGCAGGTTCAAGAACGGTTGAATTTGCGAGGGGGTGGGTATGATTTGAAGCCGATTTTAGATCTGGATCAACAACAGCGATCGCTGGAGGTAGAGCGATCGCAATTGCAAGCCCGCAGCAACGAGATCGGCAAGCTGGTGGGGCAAAAGATGAAATCAGGCGCAAATCCTCAAGATCCTGAGATTCAGGCACTGCGGGATGAGGGCAACCAGATCAAAGCAACATTGAGTGAGTTAGAGCCTCAAGAGAAGGAATTGAAGGCACAAATTGAGGCGATGTTGCTGACGATTCCCAACCTCCCCAGCGAGTCTACACCCATCGGCAAGAGCGAAGACGAGAACGTCGAGGTGAGACGCTGGGGCGACGAATATATCCCTCAAAACCCAGACATTCTGCCCCATTGGGAGATTGGCGAAAAGCTCGGCATCCTTAACTTTGAGCGATCGGTTAAAGTTGCTCAGAGCCGCTTTGTCACATTGATCGGAGCAGGTGCAGCGTTAGAGCGGGCATTAATTCAATTCATGCTCGATCAACACACTCAAGCGGGTTACACCGAAGTCTTGCCACCGATTCTGGTTAACACCGCATCTCTCACAGCCTCAGGTCAGTTACCCAAATTTGCTGAGGAGAGCTTTCAGTGCAAAAACGATGACCTGTGGTTGACTCCCACCGCTGAAGTCCCCATCAACAGTTTTCATCGGGATGAAATCCTTGCGGCTGAAGAGCTACCCCTCTACTACTGCGCCTATACACCCTGTTTTCGACGCGAGGCAGGCAGTTATGGGCGAGACACTCGCGGCTTGATCCGTCTGCATCAATTCAACAAAGTCGAGATGTTTAAGTTTGTCCATCCCGACACCTCAATGGCAGAACTAGAAACCTTGACCCAAAGTGCGGAAGGCATTTTGCAAGCACTCCAGTTGCCCTATCGTGTGATTGAGTTGTGTACGGGCGATTTGGGTTTCTCTGCCACCAAGACCTATGACCTGGAGGTGTGGTTGCCCTCCGCCGGAAAGTATCGCGAGATCTCCAGTTGCTCCAACTGCCTCGACTTTCAAGCCCGACGGGGTAACACTCGCTTCAAAGAAGCAGGTAAAAAGGGCACTCAACTGGTGCATACGTTAAATGGATCTGGTCTGGCGATCGGGCGGACGATGTCAGCCATTTTGGAGAACTATCAGCAACCCGATGGCACCGTCCGGATTCCCACGGTGCTACAACCCTATCTCAAACGCGACGTGCTGTAG
- the nth gene encoding endonuclease III, translating into MSRKLAAKKHRALEILVRLKRLYPDATCSLNYETPVQLLVATILSAQCTDERVNMVTPELFRRFPDAAALASAELSEIETLVRSTGFYRNKAKNIQAACRMIVTEYGGEVPKLMEELLKLPGVARKTANVVLAHAYGINAGVTVDTHVKRLSNRLGLTEHDDPVRIERDLIELLPQPDWENWSIRLIYHGRAVCMARNPACERCLLADLCPSVNMAKVTPPPTPVVTLP; encoded by the coding sequence ATTTCTCGAAAGCTAGCTGCCAAAAAACATCGCGCACTGGAGATTCTGGTGCGGCTCAAGCGGCTCTATCCCGATGCCACCTGTTCCCTCAATTACGAAACTCCAGTGCAACTGCTGGTGGCAACCATTCTCTCGGCTCAATGCACCGATGAGCGCGTCAATATGGTAACCCCAGAGCTATTCCGGCGGTTCCCTGATGCCGCTGCACTCGCCAGTGCAGAGCTATCGGAAATCGAAACTCTGGTGCGATCGACGGGTTTCTACCGAAATAAAGCCAAAAATATCCAGGCTGCCTGTCGCATGATTGTGACAGAGTACGGCGGGGAAGTGCCCAAACTCATGGAGGAGTTGTTGAAACTGCCCGGAGTCGCCCGTAAAACTGCCAATGTTGTGTTGGCACATGCCTACGGCATTAACGCCGGAGTTACCGTTGATACTCACGTCAAGCGGTTGAGCAACCGTCTGGGTCTAACTGAGCACGATGATCCGGTGCGCATTGAACGAGACTTGATCGAGCTTTTGCCTCAGCCCGATTGGGAAAACTGGTCAATTCGCCTGATCTATCATGGTCGGGCCGTGTGCATGGCGCGTAACCCTGCCTGTGAGCGGTGTTTACTGGCAGATTTGTGTCCCTCAGTGAATATGGCAAAGGTGACACCTCCACCAACCCCGGTCGTGACATTGCCCTAG